A genomic region of Arachis stenosperma cultivar V10309 chromosome 9, arast.V10309.gnm1.PFL2, whole genome shotgun sequence contains the following coding sequences:
- the LOC130949810 gene encoding ABC transporter G family member 11-like, which yields MEIESSEKGSLGPGLSPLSETLWREKTNTELIGDVSARLTWKDLTVTVTLSTAGETQNVLEGLTGYAEPGTFTALMGPSGSGKSTLLDALSGRLAANAFLSGTVLLNGRKANLSFGTAAYVTQDDNLIGTLTVRETISYSAQLRLPTKMAPSDKEALVESTIVAMGLQDCADTVIGNWHLRGISGGEKRRVSIALEILMRPRLLFLDEPTSGLDSASAFFVTQTLRALARDGRTVIASIHQPSSEVFELFDQLYLLSGGKTVYFGHASAAYEFFAQAGFPCPALRNPSDHFLRCINSDFDKVKATLKGSMKLRFEASDDPLDKITTAEAIRTLNEYYRTSQDSYAAIQKVDDISKVKGTVLDAGGSQASFFMQSYTLTKRSLINMSRDFGYYWLRLVIYIVVTICIGTIYLNIGTSYDSILARGSCASFVFGFVTFMSIGGFPSFVEDMKVFQRERLNGHYGVTAFVISNTLSAMPFLMLITFLSATICYFMVRLHPGFSHYVFFVLCLFASVMVVESLMMAIASVVPNFLMGIITGAGIQGIFMLVSGFFRLPHDIPKPFWRYPMSYISFHFWSLQGQYQNDLRGLLFDNQSPDLPKIPGEYILENVFQINVNRSKWIDLGVIFSMILVYRIIFFVMIKVNEDVTPWVRGYVARRRMQNKNIAPDALTQSPSLRAYVNRDTRRR from the exons ATGGAGATAGAATCAAGTGAGAAGGGTTCTTTGGGGCCAGGGTTGAGCCCTCTGAGTGAGACTCTTTGGAGAGAAAAGACAAACACAGAGCTCATTGGAGACGTCTCGGCCAGGCTGACATGGAAGGACTTAACTGTGACTGTCACACTCAGCACGGCGGGTGAGACGCAGAATGTTCTAGAAGGTCTAACTGGCTACGCTGAGCCGGGGACCTTCACTGCTCTCATGGGGCCGTCTGGTTCTGGAAAATCTACCCTTCTTGATGCCTTGTCCGGTCGCCTCGCCGCCAATGCCTTCCTCTCTGGAACCGTTCTTCTCAATGGTCGCAAAGCCAATCTCTCTTTTGGCACTGCT GCTTATGTGACACAAGATGACAACTTGATTGGGACACTAACAGTGAGAGAGACGATTTCATACTCTGCTCAGTTGCGGCTACCGACCAAGATGGCGCCGTCGGATAAGGAAGCACTTGTTGAGAGCACCATAGTGGCAATGGGGCTTCAGGATTGTGCAGACACTGTGATTGGGAACTGGCACTTGCGAGGAATAAGTGGTGGAGAAAAGAGAAGGGTTAGCATTGCCTTGGAGATCTTGATGAGGCCTAGATTGCTCTTCCTTGATGAACCTACAAGTGGACTTGACAG TGCATCAGCTTTCTTTGTGACTCAAACATTACGTGCCTTGGCAAGGGATGGAAGAACCGTGATAGCTTCTATTCATCAACCTAGCAGTGAAGTTTTCGAACTATTTGATCAATTGTACTTGCTTTCTGGGGGTAAAACTGTCTATTTTGGCCACGCTTCTGCAGCATACGAG TTCTTTGCACAAGCTGGATTTCCATGCCCTGCTTTGAGGAACCCATCAGATCACTTCCTTAGGTGCATCAATTCTGACTTTGACAAAGTCAAGGCCACTCTTAAAGGCTCCATGAAACTTAGG TTTGAGGCAAGTGATGATCCCCTTGATAAGATAACTACTGCTGAAGCTATCAGAACTCTCAATGAGTACTACCGAACTTCTCAGGATTCTTATGCTGCAATACAGAAAGTGGACGACATATCCAAAGTT AAGGGGACCGTGCTCGATGCCGGAGGAAGTCAGGCTAGTTTCTTCATGCAGTCATACACTTTAACCAAGCGCTCGTTGATTAACATGTCAAGAGATTTTGGTTACTACTGGCTTAGGCTTGTAATCTACATTGTGGTCACTATCTGCATTGGAACCATTTATTTGAACATCGGCACAAGCTACGACTCAATTCTG GCAAGGGGCTCATGTGCATCTTTTGTGTTTGGTTTTGTAACCTTCATGTCAATTGGTGGATTCCCGTCGTTTGTTGAAGACATGaag GTTTTCCAAAGGGAGAGGCTTAATGGCCACTATGGCGTGACAGCATTTGTGATCAGCAACACATTATCCGCTATGCCATTCCTGATGCTAATCACCTTTCTCTCCGCTACCATTTGTTACTTCATGGTTCGCCTGCATCCCGGCTTTTCACATTATGTGTTCTTTGTCTTGTGCCTTTTTGCTAGCGTTATGGTGGTAGAAAGCTTAATGATGGCCATTGCTAGTGTTGTCCCCAACTTCCTCATGGGTATCATAACTGGAGCAGGGATTCAG GGTATATTCATGTTAGTCTCTGGCTTCTTTAGGCTCCCACATGATATCCCAAAGCCATTTTGGCGCTATCCAATGTCATATATAAGTTTCCATTTTTGGTCACTACAG GGACAATACCAAAATGATCTGAGGGGCTTGCTATTCGACAACCAATCGCCTGACCTTCCCAAAATACCGGGCGAATACATCCTGGAGAACGTTTTCCAAATCAATGTGAACCGGTCGAAGTGGATCGACCTAGGCGTGATCTTCAGCATGATTCTCGTGTACCGCATCATCTTCTTTGTGATGATTAAGGTGAATGAGGATGTCACTCCTTGGGTCAGAGGTTATGTAGCAAGAAGGAGAATGCAGAACAAGAATATTGCTCCTGATGCTCTCACTCAATCTCCATCACTGAGAGCATATGTTAATAGGGACACTCGTAGGAGGTAG